The Flavobacterium praedii genome window below encodes:
- a CDS encoding glycosyltransferase: MRNRIPAQNSTMLPVGLVSTEIRSTVTNHLVLESSKKISEILFITSFPPRECGIATYSQDLIKALNNKFKNSFDIKICALETDTERHHYQEPIKYILNTDQPNAFYNLSEKINANSSIKMVLIQHEFGFFRKNEANLIQFLYKITKPVIIVFHTVLPNPDSSFKVNVQVIAQLAHSIIVMTHSAEQILKNDYEVDPNKITVIAHGTHLVPHSDKELLKAEYNLSGKKVLSTFGLLSSGKSIETTLDAMPSIIKKNENVLFLIIGKTHPSVMKEEGEKYRTMLEAKIETLQLQNHVLFVNTFLPLTQLLDFLQLTDIYLFTSNDPNQAVSGTFSYAISCGCPIISTPIPHASEVLSDGAGIIIDFGNSKQLGEEVNHLLLDKNLRNNISSKGLHKIAPTAWENSAIAHALLFEKTGNKNMNLEYKIPEINLDHIKKLTTDFGMIQFSIINQPDIESGYTIDDNARAMVAICEHFELTKDKTDLDYIKIYLNFIKSCLQENGSFLNYVDEDGDFTEQNNETNLEDSNGRAIWALGYLISLGSILPITLVENAKSTLLHATVNLTKIHSTRAMAFIIKGLYYANSKEKSTTNIGIIKKLANRMVEMYKHESNSNWIWFESYLTYGNSILPEAMLCAYLSTGDTTYKTVAKISFDFLLSKIFKENSIKVISNKGWLLKEDNTDKQVIGGEQPIDVAYTILALSKFSIAFNNKEYSQKMKIAFSWFLGNNHLHQIIYNPCTGGCYDGLEDTYVNLNQGAESTVSYLMARLAIEKNNRRSIKLQTLSQIKKETTLKLSRPKLLV; the protein is encoded by the coding sequence ATGAGAAATAGAATTCCCGCACAAAATAGTACTATGCTTCCAGTTGGATTAGTAAGTACAGAAATTAGATCAACTGTTACTAATCATTTGGTACTTGAAAGTTCTAAGAAAATTTCAGAAATTTTGTTCATTACCTCTTTTCCTCCAAGAGAATGTGGCATTGCAACCTATTCACAAGATTTGATTAAAGCATTAAATAATAAATTTAAAAATTCTTTCGACATAAAAATATGTGCATTAGAAACAGATACTGAAAGACATCACTATCAAGAACCCATAAAATATATCCTGAATACGGATCAACCAAATGCTTTTTATAATTTATCTGAAAAGATAAATGCAAATAGTTCGATTAAAATGGTATTGATACAACATGAATTTGGATTTTTTAGAAAAAACGAGGCTAATTTGATACAGTTTTTATACAAAATTACAAAACCTGTAATTATTGTATTTCACACTGTTCTACCTAATCCTGACAGCTCATTTAAAGTAAATGTACAAGTGATAGCCCAATTGGCTCATTCAATAATTGTCATGACCCATTCTGCAGAACAAATTTTAAAAAATGATTATGAAGTGGATCCCAATAAAATAACAGTAATAGCTCATGGAACTCACCTAGTACCCCATTCTGACAAAGAACTTTTGAAAGCAGAATATAATTTGTCTGGAAAAAAAGTGCTTTCTACTTTCGGTCTTTTAAGTTCCGGAAAAAGTATCGAAACAACTCTAGATGCCATGCCAAGCATTATCAAAAAAAATGAAAATGTTTTGTTTTTAATAATTGGAAAAACACATCCTTCGGTCATGAAAGAAGAAGGTGAAAAATACAGAACGATGTTAGAGGCCAAAATTGAAACGTTACAACTACAAAATCATGTATTGTTTGTAAATACATTTTTGCCTTTAACCCAACTTTTAGATTTTTTGCAACTAACAGATATTTATTTATTTACATCAAATGATCCAAATCAGGCTGTGAGCGGAACATTCTCCTATGCAATTAGTTGTGGTTGTCCCATTATTTCTACACCTATACCGCATGCTTCTGAAGTATTAAGTGATGGTGCTGGAATCATAATTGATTTTGGAAATTCTAAACAATTAGGTGAGGAAGTCAACCATTTGTTATTAGATAAAAATTTGAGAAATAATATAAGTTCAAAAGGACTTCATAAGATTGCGCCTACTGCCTGGGAGAACTCCGCCATTGCCCATGCTTTATTATTCGAAAAAACAGGAAATAAAAACATGAATTTAGAATATAAAATTCCAGAAATCAATTTAGATCATATCAAAAAATTGACCACGGATTTTGGTATGATTCAATTTTCGATTATCAACCAACCCGACATTGAATCAGGATATACTATAGATGACAATGCCCGTGCCATGGTGGCTATTTGTGAACACTTTGAATTAACAAAAGACAAAACAGATTTAGATTATATCAAAATATATTTAAATTTCATTAAATCATGTTTGCAAGAAAATGGTAGTTTTCTAAATTATGTAGATGAAGATGGTGATTTCACGGAACAAAACAACGAGACCAATCTGGAAGATTCTAATGGAAGGGCAATTTGGGCTTTAGGATATTTGATTTCTTTGGGATCAATTTTACCAATAACATTGGTAGAAAATGCAAAATCAACTTTACTTCATGCAACAGTAAATTTAACAAAAATTCATTCGACTAGAGCAATGGCATTTATAATAAAAGGACTGTACTATGCAAATTCCAAAGAGAAATCAACTACTAATATTGGAATAATAAAAAAACTGGCCAATAGAATGGTTGAGATGTACAAACACGAATCTAATTCCAATTGGATTTGGTTTGAAAGTTATTTAACTTATGGCAACAGCATTTTACCCGAAGCAATGCTTTGTGCGTATTTAAGTACTGGTGATACTACCTACAAAACGGTCGCTAAAATTTCTTTTGATTTTCTTTTGAGTAAAATATTCAAAGAAAACAGTATTAAAGTAATATCTAATAAAGGATGGTTGCTCAAAGAAGACAACACTGACAAACAAGTAATTGGAGGAGAGCAACCTATTGATGTTGCCTATACAATATTGGCGCTAAGCAAATTTTCTATTGCTTTCAATAACAAGGAATATAGTCAAAAAATGAAAATTGCTTTCAGTTGGTTTTTGGGAAATAACCATTTACATCAAATCATTTATAATCCTTGTACAGGTGGATGCTACGATGGTCTAGAAGATACTTATGTTAATTTAAATCAAGGTGCAGAATCAACAGTAAGCTATTTGATGGCACGTT
- a CDS encoding OmpA family protein, whose translation MKKLLFLCTCLAFTFIMNAQTEDRKWNIGISGGATQYNGDLGNDFYKTDMTFYGVGGLSVSRYLGKYFDLNLAANKGTVAYNRPDGYFNSEFSSLALNLKINFLNPEYVVRPYVFGGLGVMLFDKKLDVNSKKIDYLLPTAGGGLTFRLSPIVMLNIQETFMFTDGDDRDGVTGGSKDSFLMHTVGLSFNLGEKKDADKDGVSDRNDKCPDTPTGIAVDKNGCPLDKDNDGVADYLDECPDVAGVATLNGCPDRDKDGVADAKDRCPDAAGPVALAGCPDADNDGVADIDDKCPNTPAGQQVNAAGCPMDNDKDGVVNSEDRCPDIAGPIALKGCPDTDGDGVADIDDRCPTVKGNIINKGCPEIAPKDVKRIAYIAGKIFFENASAKLKTSSYVELNELVLILNRYDGTKLQIEGHTDSNGSDAYNIKLSQERMDSVKQYLISKGIPESRLLALGFGEGKPIASNKTALGRAKNRRVELKTTY comes from the coding sequence ATGAAAAAATTACTATTTTTATGTACGTGCTTAGCATTTACATTTATTATGAATGCACAAACCGAAGACCGAAAATGGAATATTGGAATATCAGGTGGTGCAACACAGTATAACGGAGACCTAGGAAATGATTTTTATAAAACCGATATGACGTTTTATGGAGTTGGAGGTTTGTCTGTTTCAAGATATTTAGGAAAATATTTTGATTTGAACTTAGCTGCAAATAAAGGAACTGTTGCTTATAACCGTCCCGATGGTTATTTCAATAGTGAATTTTCATCACTTGCATTGAACTTAAAAATTAATTTTTTGAATCCAGAATACGTGGTTAGACCTTATGTATTTGGTGGTTTAGGAGTTATGCTTTTTGATAAAAAACTAGATGTAAATAGTAAAAAAATCGATTACCTGTTACCAACAGCGGGTGGTGGATTAACGTTCAGATTGAGTCCAATTGTAATGCTTAATATACAAGAAACTTTTATGTTTACAGATGGTGATGATAGAGATGGTGTTACTGGAGGAAGTAAAGATTCCTTTTTGATGCATACAGTTGGATTGTCATTCAACTTAGGGGAGAAAAAAGATGCCGATAAGGATGGTGTTTCAGATAGAAATGACAAATGTCCAGATACTCCAACAGGTATAGCTGTAGACAAAAACGGTTGTCCACTAGACAAAGACAATGATGGAGTTGCAGATTATTTAGATGAATGTCCAGATGTTGCAGGAGTTGCTACATTGAATGGTTGTCCAGATAGAGATAAAGACGGTGTAGCAGATGCAAAAGACCGTTGTCCAGATGCGGCTGGCCCAGTTGCTTTAGCAGGATGTCCTGATGCTGATAATGATGGTGTTGCAGATATTGATGATAAATGTCCAAATACACCGGCAGGTCAACAAGTAAATGCTGCTGGTTGCCCTATGGATAATGACAAAGACGGTGTGGTTAACAGTGAAGACCGTTGTCCTGATATTGCTGGTCCAATCGCATTAAAAGGTTGTCCTGACACTGATGGAGATGGTGTTGCTGATATTGATGACCGTTGTCCAACAGTAAAAGGAAACATTATAAACAAAGGATGTCCTGAAATTGCTCCCAAAGATGTTAAAAGAATAGCTTATATCGCAGGTAAAATTTTCTTTGAAAATGCCAGTGCTAAGCTAAAAACTTCATCTTATGTTGAGTTAAACGAGTTGGTACTTATCTTAAACCGTTATGATGGAACCAAATTACAAATTGAAGGTCATACTGATAGTAATGGTAGTGATGCTTACAACATCAAACTATCTCAAGAACGTATGGATTCTGTAAAACAATATCTTATAAGCAAAGGTATTCCTGAGTCAAGATTGCTTGCTTTAGGATTTGGGGAAGGTAAACCAATAGCAAGTAACAAAACTGCTTTGGGTCGTGCTAAAAACAGAAGAGTTGAGTTGAAAACAACATACTAA
- a CDS encoding pesticidal protein Cry7Aa has protein sequence MIAVKKEGILIQKTELNFENEGVLNPAIIRDGDYVHLFYRAVSLGNFSSIGYCKLKGPLSVEIRDIAPVIVSEFSYESHGLEDPRIVKIENIYYLSYTAYDGVNALGTMATSTDLVNWDKKGIIVPQITYDEFNAITSNNKINEKYFRYNNHEGVTKKQGEKVLMWDKNIILFPRKIDDKYVFLHRIKPDVQIVVAVKSLEELNPQFWKNYFIKFDECIVMKPKYEHEASYIGGGCPPIETKLGWLIIYHGVQDTIKGFVYSACAALLDLKNPMKEIARLPYPLFKPELIWELKGEVNNVCFPTGTALFNDTLYIYYGAADERIGTASVSISKLLEELMLNTLKNEK, from the coding sequence ATGATAGCAGTAAAAAAAGAAGGTATCCTTATACAAAAAACTGAACTTAATTTTGAGAATGAAGGAGTATTGAATCCTGCAATAATAAGAGATGGTGATTACGTTCATCTTTTTTACAGAGCGGTCAGTTTAGGGAATTTTTCCAGTATAGGATATTGCAAACTCAAAGGACCTTTATCTGTTGAAATAAGGGATATTGCTCCTGTAATTGTTTCAGAATTCAGTTATGAATCCCATGGTTTAGAAGACCCTAGAATTGTAAAAATTGAAAATATTTATTATCTCTCTTATACAGCTTATGATGGTGTAAATGCATTGGGAACAATGGCAACATCGACTGATTTAGTGAACTGGGACAAAAAAGGAATAATAGTCCCTCAAATTACCTACGATGAATTTAATGCAATTACATCAAACAATAAAATAAACGAAAAATACTTTCGATATAATAATCATGAAGGAGTAACTAAAAAACAAGGTGAAAAAGTATTGATGTGGGATAAAAACATCATATTATTTCCTAGAAAAATAGATGATAAATACGTTTTTCTGCATCGTATAAAACCAGATGTTCAAATTGTTGTTGCTGTAAAAAGTTTAGAGGAATTGAATCCTCAATTTTGGAAAAACTATTTTATCAAATTTGATGAATGCATCGTAATGAAGCCCAAATACGAACATGAAGCTAGCTATATTGGTGGTGGTTGTCCGCCTATTGAAACAAAATTAGGCTGGCTTATTATTTATCATGGAGTTCAAGATACAATCAAAGGATTTGTTTATTCTGCTTGTGCTGCTTTATTGGATTTGAAAAACCCTATGAAAGAGATTGCAAGATTGCCCTATCCCCTTTTTAAACCTGAATTAATATGGGAATTGAAAGGCGAAGTCAATAATGTATGCTTTCCTACTGGAACTGCTTTATTTAATGATACCCTTTATATTTATTACGGAGCCGCTGATGAGCGAATAGGTACGGCCTCTGTAAGTATATCCAAATTATTAGAAGAACTAATGCTTAATACCCTTAAAAATGAGAAATAG